The proteins below come from a single Mesobacillus jeotgali genomic window:
- a CDS encoding DUF2628 domain-containing protein gives MELEHQITESQKTRAFIGKKADVYFRKWGLTDEHADLSAEPVKRISWNWAAALFSGAWLGYRKMYKEAIIYLLILMTVSSLLGVANEFTILDIGVFVILGFLGNRLYFHKVKREVNKVEPDDNALEKLSAAGGTTWLCALGIAVLGGFMGMIFGAIFNW, from the coding sequence ATGGAATTAGAACATCAGATTACAGAGTCACAAAAAACAAGAGCTTTTATAGGGAAAAAAGCGGACGTTTATTTCAGGAAATGGGGATTGACTGATGAACATGCAGACTTATCGGCTGAACCTGTTAAGAGGATTTCTTGGAACTGGGCCGCGGCTCTATTTAGTGGTGCATGGCTGGGCTACCGAAAGATGTACAAGGAAGCTATCATTTATCTTTTAATCTTAATGACAGTTTCTTCACTTTTAGGGGTTGCCAATGAGTTTACAATTTTAGATATAGGAGTGTTTGTGATACTGGGCTTCTTGGGTAACAGGCTTTATTTCCACAAGGTGAAAAGAGAGGTAAACAAAGTTGAACCTGATGATAACGCCCTTGAAAAATTATCAGCCGCAGGCGGTACAACGTGGCTTTGCGCCTTGGGTATTGCAGTCCTAGGCGGTTTCATGGGTATGATCTTTGGAGCAATTTTTAATTGGTAG
- a CDS encoding amino acid ABC transporter permease translates to MEIFQEALPVLWAGIKLTVYITLIGLLFGFIIGLITALFRLSPIPPLRWIAIWFINFVRGTPFLVQLFFIYFGLNSLPFISLQPVTAGIVGIAINAGAYIAEIVRAGIQSIDKGQTEAARTLGLTSAQTMRYIILPQALRRMLPTFVNQAIISLKDTSLLSVIGIAELTQRGQVVVSATYEPFKIWGMVALMYFILIYLLTKLGDFIERRYELR, encoded by the coding sequence ATGGAAATATTCCAGGAAGCCCTTCCCGTCCTGTGGGCCGGGATAAAACTGACAGTCTATATAACACTTATCGGCTTGCTGTTTGGATTCATAATCGGTTTAATTACAGCACTTTTCCGCCTTTCTCCGATTCCGCCTTTAAGGTGGATCGCCATTTGGTTCATTAACTTTGTACGCGGAACGCCCTTCCTCGTTCAATTATTCTTTATTTACTTCGGATTGAATTCACTTCCCTTCATTTCGTTGCAACCTGTCACAGCTGGTATCGTAGGGATTGCCATTAACGCAGGCGCATATATAGCGGAAATTGTCCGAGCTGGCATCCAGTCCATCGACAAAGGGCAGACGGAAGCTGCACGTACACTGGGACTGACGAGTGCGCAGACGATGCGTTATATCATCCTGCCGCAGGCATTAAGAAGGATGCTGCCGACATTTGTGAACCAGGCAATCATCAGCCTGAAGGACACATCACTCCTGTCCGTTATCGGAATCGCGGAACTGACACAAAGAGGTCAAGTCGTCGTATCAGCAACCTATGAACCTTTTAAAATATGGGGAATGGTCGCTCTCATGTACTTCATCCTGATTTACCTGCTTACCAAACTCGGCGACTTTATAGAGAGGAGGTATGAACTGCGATGA
- a CDS encoding amino acid ABC transporter ATP-binding protein, protein MSVIQVNNLKKSFGELEVLKDISTEVKEQEVVCVVGPSGSGKSTFLRCLNRLEEITDGHVIVNGNDITDPKININKIRQEVGMVFQHFNLFPHKTVLQNITLAPIKAKGVDKEAAKQTALELLRKVGLEEKADSYPGELSGGQKQRVAIARALAMEPKVMLFDEPTSALDPEMIGEVLEVMKDLAQEGMTMVVVTHEMGFAREVGDRVIFMDGGYIVEEDVPGELFGNPKHERTKAFLGKVL, encoded by the coding sequence ATGAGCGTAATCCAGGTCAATAACCTTAAAAAATCCTTTGGGGAACTCGAAGTTTTAAAAGATATTAGCACAGAGGTGAAAGAGCAGGAAGTAGTCTGTGTCGTAGGTCCTTCCGGTTCTGGAAAAAGTACCTTCCTGCGATGCTTGAATAGACTCGAGGAAATCACAGATGGCCATGTCATCGTGAATGGAAATGACATCACCGACCCGAAAATCAACATCAATAAAATCCGCCAGGAAGTAGGGATGGTGTTCCAGCACTTCAATCTCTTCCCTCATAAAACCGTGCTGCAAAATATTACCCTGGCACCGATAAAGGCCAAGGGGGTCGACAAAGAGGCTGCGAAACAGACAGCCCTCGAACTTCTCAGAAAAGTAGGTCTTGAGGAAAAAGCAGACAGCTATCCCGGAGAACTATCCGGCGGACAAAAGCAGCGTGTCGCCATTGCCAGGGCACTCGCCATGGAACCAAAGGTCATGCTGTTCGATGAACCTACCTCTGCCCTCGACCCCGAGATGATCGGAGAAGTCCTCGAGGTTATGAAAGACCTCGCTCAAGAAGGAATGACGATGGTCGTCGTGACACATGAAATGGGATTTGCCCGTGAAGTCGGAGACCGCGTCATCTTCATGGACGGCGGGTATATCGTTGAAGAGGATGTACCAGGTGAATTATTTGGGAACCCCAAACACGAACGTACGAAGGCTTTTCTTGGGAAGGTGTTGTAA
- a CDS encoding M14 family zinc carboxypeptidase encodes MRIFLSLLLLFSIFQPLSTQAAVWDDGVYSYEDVSNEIKRLKGTFPDLVDYHSLGKTAYQREVWAVKLGKGQRTVFLNGSHHAREWITTQLIMKMIEEYANAYQKNSLVGKYNARDILDEYTIWFVPMVNPDGVTLQQRGLSAFPTTVHSKLIAMNEGSRDFTRWKANANGVDLNRQYPAKWENPSEASKPSWAGYKGQKPFQEKEVQYIRDFTYKIKPDMTTAYHTSGEMIFWYFYNKQKTRDYKLVKELSNITGYRIIGTDVKPSGRGYTDWFIQEFNKPGFTPELSPYVGNRHVPQSNFPKIWDRNKTTGLWMAAKAGEIFPEKSVYLSAKMKLEKSYTLYTKPSFDSITSNKIASEIVSAKRKQGNWYQIGTSFGDRWIYVSNNEGMLYGQNFWDVPVSYWARESIDYTYENKYMVGNGPYFFPNNSVTRAEAAAVISRVYSLTAPTSTSKTFSDVQQSYWAYDSIEAVNAQGIMNGTSKGVFSPLAPVTREQMAAMIARLFGEEIPDVTEAPFLDVSPAAWSADSIAFVKERGIFLGDGQGFFGPQEKLTRAQFAALITRLKTNYNLQPTDNAEESPVKEEPVENEAPSEDTVEVTGQQETVPGDVTPTEDIVEDPVQEQTPVDLKVEEQTPSADAEEQPAQDELPAGTQEENPVVEEETPSSEGIIEEAESTQEESDKTEYSTEEDQLNQEGSL; translated from the coding sequence ATGCGTATTTTTTTGTCTTTGCTTTTATTGTTTTCTATTTTTCAGCCGTTAAGTACCCAAGCTGCTGTCTGGGACGATGGTGTGTATTCGTATGAGGATGTTTCTAATGAGATTAAAAGATTGAAAGGAACTTTTCCTGATTTGGTAGATTATCATTCTTTGGGGAAAACTGCTTATCAAAGAGAGGTGTGGGCGGTAAAGCTCGGTAAGGGGCAGCGAACGGTTTTCCTGAATGGTTCTCACCATGCCAGGGAGTGGATCACCACTCAACTAATCATGAAAATGATTGAAGAGTATGCTAATGCCTATCAAAAGAACTCTCTTGTCGGTAAATACAATGCTCGTGATATTTTAGATGAATATACGATCTGGTTTGTTCCTATGGTTAATCCCGATGGTGTGACGCTGCAGCAGCGGGGCTTATCTGCATTCCCAACAACGGTTCATTCAAAGCTAATAGCAATGAATGAAGGAAGCAGAGATTTCACCCGCTGGAAAGCAAATGCAAATGGGGTTGATCTGAACAGACAATACCCCGCGAAATGGGAAAATCCAAGTGAAGCCAGCAAACCCTCTTGGGCAGGTTATAAGGGACAAAAACCTTTTCAAGAAAAAGAAGTGCAGTACATAAGAGATTTTACCTATAAAATCAAGCCTGATATGACAACGGCCTACCATACATCAGGGGAAATGATTTTTTGGTATTTTTACAACAAGCAAAAAACAAGAGATTATAAGCTTGTAAAAGAACTGAGCAATATTACCGGATACCGGATCATTGGCACGGATGTAAAGCCAAGCGGCAGAGGTTATACAGATTGGTTCATACAAGAGTTCAATAAACCAGGATTCACACCAGAATTAAGTCCTTATGTCGGGAATCGACATGTTCCTCAAAGCAATTTCCCAAAGATCTGGGATAGAAATAAAACAACCGGCTTATGGATGGCAGCAAAAGCCGGAGAAATTTTCCCAGAGAAATCCGTTTATCTTAGCGCTAAAATGAAACTCGAAAAATCTTATACTCTCTATACAAAGCCATCTTTCGACTCGATCACGTCGAATAAAATAGCTTCAGAGATTGTGAGTGCCAAGAGGAAACAAGGGAATTGGTATCAGATCGGGACTTCATTCGGGGACCGCTGGATTTATGTTTCGAATAATGAAGGGATGTTATATGGACAGAACTTCTGGGATGTGCCTGTTTCTTATTGGGCACGGGAGTCGATCGACTATACATATGAAAATAAGTATATGGTAGGCAATGGTCCTTATTTCTTCCCTAATAACTCAGTTACAAGGGCAGAAGCGGCAGCGGTAATTTCAAGGGTTTATTCTCTGACAGCGCCCACTTCTACCAGTAAAACCTTTTCGGATGTCCAGCAATCATATTGGGCATACGACTCTATCGAAGCTGTGAATGCACAGGGAATTATGAATGGAACAAGCAAAGGTGTATTCAGCCCACTTGCTCCGGTGACCAGAGAGCAAATGGCAGCGATGATAGCAAGATTGTTTGGTGAGGAAATACCAGATGTGACCGAAGCTCCTTTCCTTGATGTCAGTCCTGCTGCATGGTCAGCAGATTCCATCGCTTTTGTAAAAGAACGCGGCATTTTCTTGGGGGATGGCCAAGGATTCTTCGGTCCACAGGAAAAGTTAACGCGCGCACAGTTTGCAGCTTTAATTACACGCCTTAAAACAAATTATAATCTACAGCCAACAGATAACGCGGAGGAAAGTCCTGTAAAAGAAGAACCAGTAGAAAATGAAGCTCCTTCTGAGGATACGGTGGAAGTTACCGGTCAACAAGAAACAGTTCCAGGAGACGTAACTCCTACTGAGGATATAGTGGAAGACCCTGTACAAGAGCAAACTCCTGTGGATTTAAAAGTGGAAGAACAAACGCCTTCTGCAGATGCGGAAGAACAGCCAGCACAGGATGAATTACCTGCTGGTACACAAGAAGAAAATCCTGTAGTTGAAGAAGAAACTCCTTCATCAGAAGGCATTATTGAAGAAGCAGAATCTACACAGGAAGAATCAGACAAGACAGAATACAGTACAGAGGAAGACCAACTTAATCAAGAAGGTTCACTTTAG
- a CDS encoding transporter substrate-binding domain-containing protein, with the protein MKKIKIFGFLMMAVMLVLAACGSNESANGGGDEDGGNTYTVGTDTTYPPFEFEEKGEYKGIDIDIINAIAEEEGFEIELKPMDFGGIIPAILADQLDVAIAGMSITDDRKEKVDFSDPYFDAGLTLVVSEDNNDITSVDDLEGKVVAVKNGTTGADHAEKIKEEAGIKEVRQFNDSPSMFQEVANGNADVLIEDYPVIAYAIKTSNLDLKTVGDRLNGDQYGIAVKKGENQELLEKINSGLQKIRDNGKYDEILNTYLEE; encoded by the coding sequence ATGAAAAAAATAAAGATATTTGGCTTTTTAATGATGGCAGTGATGCTGGTTTTGGCTGCATGTGGATCGAACGAGTCAGCAAACGGCGGTGGGGATGAAGACGGGGGCAATACGTACACTGTTGGTACGGATACGACTTATCCACCGTTTGAGTTTGAAGAAAAGGGAGAGTATAAAGGAATTGATATCGATATCATCAATGCCATTGCAGAGGAAGAGGGCTTTGAGATTGAATTGAAGCCGATGGACTTTGGCGGCATTATCCCAGCAATCCTTGCTGATCAGCTGGACGTAGCGATTGCCGGCATGAGCATCACGGATGACCGAAAAGAAAAAGTCGACTTTTCTGATCCGTACTTTGATGCCGGGTTAACACTTGTTGTTTCAGAAGATAACAACGACATTACCAGCGTTGATGACTTAGAAGGTAAAGTTGTCGCCGTTAAGAATGGTACAACAGGTGCTGACCATGCCGAGAAAATTAAAGAAGAAGCTGGCATTAAAGAGGTGCGCCAATTCAATGACAGCCCATCCATGTTCCAGGAAGTTGCAAACGGGAACGCAGATGTATTGATTGAAGACTACCCGGTTATCGCATATGCGATTAAAACAAGCAACCTTGACCTGAAGACCGTCGGGGACCGCTTAAACGGCGACCAATATGGCATCGCTGTAAAAAAAGGCGAGAACCAGGAACTGCTTGAAAAGATAAACAGTGGTCTTCAAAAAATCAGAGACAACGGCAAGTACGACGAAATCTTGAACACTTATCTTGAAGAGTAA
- a CDS encoding M20 family metallopeptidase encodes MQEILDDIKFLVESDSPSLNKKLVDECGERIQGLLYRYFGERAEVMEEEKYGNHLKFEFGEGNETILILSHFDTVWEPGDLEFKIEGDLAYGPGILDMKGGLVQAIWAIKAIKELNIPLSKKIVYLFTSDEEVSSPTSRYVIEEIAKECHYALVTEPPVVRTGALKTARKGSARYYIDITGKAAHAGNNHHEGASAIQEAAKTIDFLESLTDYEVGTTVNVGFVKGGGKLNVVADHAEIGIDVRAGTSEEQERIDEIIHGLTPFTEGTSIDVQGGISRPPMERNQDTKDLFQTAKEAAKEEGFKLKEATVGGGSDGNLTANMGIPTLDGLGTIGDGIHARNEHIIISQIPERAAFFTNLLISIGTKDGE; translated from the coding sequence TTGCAGGAGATTTTAGATGATATCAAGTTTCTGGTCGAAAGTGACTCTCCGTCATTAAATAAAAAACTCGTGGACGAGTGTGGAGAGAGGATTCAGGGGCTTTTATATCGCTACTTTGGTGAACGGGCAGAAGTGATGGAAGAAGAGAAGTACGGAAATCATCTGAAATTTGAATTCGGGGAAGGAAACGAAACCATCTTAATCCTTTCCCATTTTGATACAGTATGGGAGCCTGGGGATTTAGAGTTTAAAATCGAAGGCGATCTTGCATACGGACCTGGCATCCTGGATATGAAGGGCGGCCTTGTACAGGCGATTTGGGCAATAAAAGCCATTAAGGAATTGAATATTCCATTGTCTAAGAAAATTGTCTACCTTTTTACCAGTGATGAAGAGGTGAGCAGCCCGACATCACGCTATGTCATTGAAGAGATAGCGAAGGAATGCCATTATGCATTAGTTACGGAACCACCCGTTGTCCGGACGGGTGCCTTAAAAACGGCAAGAAAAGGGTCGGCGCGTTATTATATTGATATTACAGGCAAGGCTGCCCACGCTGGCAACAACCATCATGAAGGAGCTAGTGCTATTCAAGAGGCTGCCAAGACCATTGATTTTTTAGAGTCATTAACAGATTACGAGGTTGGAACCACCGTCAATGTGGGATTTGTTAAAGGCGGAGGCAAGCTCAATGTCGTGGCCGACCACGCAGAGATTGGCATTGATGTGCGAGCGGGAACAAGTGAAGAACAAGAAAGAATCGATGAAATAATTCATGGGTTGACACCGTTCACAGAGGGGACAAGTATCGACGTTCAAGGAGGCATCTCCCGCCCTCCGATGGAACGAAATCAAGATACAAAAGATCTATTCCAGACCGCCAAAGAAGCAGCAAAAGAAGAAGGCTTCAAGTTAAAAGAAGCTACTGTTGGTGGAGGGAGCGACGGAAACCTCACAGCCAACATGGGAATCCCAACCCTGGATGGTCTCGGTACCATTGGAGACGGAATCCATGCAAGAAACGAACACATCATCATCAGCCAAATCCCAGAACGAGCAGCATTTTTTACTAACCTGCTGATAAGTATTGGGACAAAAGATGGGGAGTAG
- a CDS encoding HNH endonuclease encodes MSFLKTFGKYAGKTAGIVVGGPIQVIGELAGSDVIEDIGKGVRKASEFAGTTVGQAADGAVGTVAGIINDNPTQRDQGLNEIGSAVGRTAKGVYQTAKHTVHNGGEVIGGFVDGDHNRVKKGAISIAKTVAIGALAVGVVDVVDGVDVADAEENGSNLPDAEVPFETKTIELPNGETVTDSFPVFDCSYEMEIDEDMYLRSDYIHFTYANYELYEDIQEDPELAEELGLTEADIEALSNGDNPEGYTWHHNEEPGVLQLVDRETHASVGHTGGRELWGGGSEYR; translated from the coding sequence ATGAGCTTTCTTAAGACGTTTGGTAAATATGCAGGAAAAACAGCTGGGATTGTAGTCGGAGGACCAATTCAAGTGATTGGGGAGTTAGCTGGATCTGATGTGATCGAGGACATTGGAAAAGGGGTTAGGAAGGCATCTGAGTTCGCTGGTACTACGGTTGGACAAGCTGCGGATGGAGCTGTGGGGACTGTGGCGGGAATCATTAATGACAATCCAACCCAGCGTGATCAGGGTTTGAATGAAATCGGAAGTGCTGTCGGCAGGACCGCGAAGGGAGTCTATCAAACTGCTAAACATACAGTTCACAATGGCGGTGAAGTCATTGGCGGTTTTGTCGATGGAGATCATAACCGTGTAAAAAAAGGTGCGATTTCCATCGCTAAAACGGTTGCTATTGGAGCCTTGGCTGTAGGGGTTGTCGATGTTGTGGATGGAGTCGATGTCGCTGATGCAGAGGAGAATGGATCTAATTTACCAGATGCAGAAGTACCATTTGAAACCAAAACGATCGAGCTTCCAAACGGTGAGACCGTAACGGATTCCTTCCCTGTATTTGACTGTAGTTACGAAATGGAAATTGATGAAGATATGTATTTGAGAAGCGATTATATCCATTTTACATATGCAAACTATGAGTTATATGAAGATATTCAAGAAGATCCAGAATTAGCTGAAGAACTAGGATTAACCGAAGCAGACATCGAAGCTTTGTCCAATGGAGATAATCCAGAGGGATACACGTGGCATCACAATGAAGAGCCGGGAGTCCTGCAATTAGTTGACCGGGAAACACACGCAAGCGTAGGGCATACCGGAGGCCGTGAGCTTTGGGGTGGCGGAAGCGAGTATAGATAA